One Drechmeria coniospora strain ARSEF 6962 chromosome 01, whole genome shotgun sequence genomic region harbors:
- a CDS encoding hypothetical protein (related to RTT103 Regulator of Ty1 Transposition) produces MAYNDDSVLARLSSLNESHDSIATAAQWIMFHKRHADRTVQLWMQRLKDSSSTRRLSLVYLANEVVQQSRIRHKEDFVIAFSPVVAEATSVAYRGAPAEIQAKLRRVIDVWKDRSIFEPPIQAAIEARLEELDKSRGATNPGFRESPFRGSTVPSELAPLVSTYQTATKLSNPVDTTLASANQEYEKQAGPHAEVPSAPVYAARLNGLLKTLVNAESALAECVKARESLVSGLEKLLDAQRAALSSHKTSATVLRDRKVEIENKKQQVEVAIMRALGPAEDRDSMQEGEFLTPDSEPDRPKMESLTPPAVEALTPPAAEALTPPVMGVEAVDPLDQEPATASVDNQPTETASSHHSIPVSTNVGTNKRRRIDDPDGYSRLEGDDDGIDADVAEMLKDG; encoded by the exons ATGGCCTACAACGACGATTCCGTCTTGGCACGGCTCTCCTCACTCAACGAGAGCCATGACAGCATAGCAACTGCAGCTCAGTGGATTATGTTCCATAA GAGACATGCTGATCGCACAGTACAACTCTGGATGCAGCGATTAAAGGACTCTTCTAGCACCAGGCGCTTGAGTCTCGTGTACCTTGCAAATG AGGTAGTGCAGCAGTCAAGGATACGACATAAGGAGGATTTCGTCATTGCCTTCTCCCCCGTGGTGGCCGAAGCCACCTCAGTTGCCTATAGAGGAGCTCCAGCCGAGATACAGGCGAAGCTGAGACGGGTGATAGATGTTTGGAAGGACAGATCCATTTTTGAACCCCCAATCCAAGCTGCCATTGAGGCTCGACTTGAGG AGTTGGACAAGTCTCGAGGAGCAACAAATCCTGGCTTCAGGGAGTCTCCTTTCAGAGGTTCGACTGTGCCATCAGAACTTGCACCTTTGGTGTCAACCTACCAAACTGCAACGAAACTGAGCAACCCCGTTGACACAACACTTGCTTCAGCGAACCAAGAGTACGAAAAGCAAGCGGGACCTCATGCAGAAGTGCCATCAGCCCCCGTCTATGCAGCCCGTTTGAATGGCCTCCTCAAAACTCTTGTCAATGCAGAGAGCGCATTGGCAGAATGCGTCAAAGCTCGCGAGAGCCTAGTGTCTGGCCTCGAGAAGCTGTTAGATGCTCAGCGAGCTGCTTTGTCTAGTCACAAAACCTCGGCCACCGTCTTGCGCGATCGAAAGGTCGAGATTGAAAATAAGAAGCAGCAAGTCGAGGTTGCCATCATGCGAGCGCTGGGTCCTGCAGAAGACCGTGATTCTATGCAAGAGGGCGAGTTTCTCACGCCAGATTCTGAACCAGATCGGCCCAAAATGGAATCCctgacgccgccggccgtggAAGCAttgacgccgccggcagcgGAAGCCCTGACACCACCTGTTATGGGTGTCGAAGCTGTGGACCCTTTGGATCAAGAACCGGCCACCGCGAGCGTGGACAACCAACCGACCGAAACCGCGTCCTCTCATCACTCGATTCCGGTATCTACGAATGTCGGTACTAATAAACGACGGAGAATTGATGATCCTGATGGGTATTCTCGTCTCGAAGGAGACGATGATGGCATCGACGCTGATGTGGCTGAGATGCTCAAGGATGGTTAG
- a CDS encoding alpha/beta hydrolase, whose translation MTTVIEGKFNYGDTSLFSKTWKPQGPIKAKLVFVHGFSEHIDRYNDFFPQFAKNGIQVFAWDQRGWGRSVAKPADKGLTGPTSQVVRDVATFIRDRIDEDAGDPLRPPMFVMGHSMGGGEILTLAGDTQYVQLVNQIRGWILDAPFIGFTQGEEPSSLKVLAGRIVARLLPYMQLKHVVPPEHLSRDSVIVESVRNDPLCHNTGTLEGLASLLDRTASLSSGRVTLGKQVRSILLAHGTGDRVCSYDAAVQFMENQYAVKDKTTKTYEGAYHQLHVDHCKDAFAKDVVSWILERCESSAGDAPSFDAKL comes from the exons ATGACGACAGTCATCGAAGGAAAGTTCAATTACGGCGACACCAGCCTGTTCTCCAAGACGTGGAAG CCGCAGGGACCTATCAAGGCCAAACTGGTCTTCGTTCACGGCTTTAGCGAACACATCGACCGCTACAACGACTTCTTCCCCCAGTTCGCCAAGAACGGCATACAGGTGTTCGCATGGGACCAGCGTGGTTGGGGCCGCAGCGTCGCCAAGCCAGCCGACAAAGGCCTCACCGGCCCCACGTCGCAGGTGGTGCGCGACGTGGCCACGTTTATTCGCGATAGGATAGATGAGGATGCAGGTGATCCGCTGCGGCCGCCCATGTTCGTCATGGGCCACTCGATGGGCGGCGGAGAGATCCTGACGCTCGCGGGCGACACGCAGTACGTCCAGCTGGTCAACCAGATCCGCGGCTGGATTCTGGACGCCCCCTTCATCGGCTTCACTCAGGGCGAGGAGCCCAGCAGCCTCAAGGTACTCGCCGGTCGGATCGTGGCCCGTCTGCTGCCCTACATGCAGCTGAAGCACGTGGTGCCGCCGGAACACCTTAGCAGGGACTCGGTCATTGTCGAATCGGTGCGCAACGACCCGCTTTGCCACAACACGGGCACTCTCGAGGGCCTTGCCTCGCTCCTCGACCGGACGGCTAGCCTGTCGTCGGGCCGCGTCACGCtaggcaagcaagtacgaaGCATTCTGCTTGCCCACGGCACCGGGGACCGCGTCTGCAGCTACGACGCCGCGGTGCAGTTTATGGAGAATCAGTACGCCGTCAAGGACAAAACGACCAAGACGTACGAAGGTGCCTACCACCAGCTGCACGTGGACCACTGCAAGGATGCGTTTGCGAAAGATGTGGTCAGCTGGATCTTGGAGCGGTGCGAGAGCTC